The proteins below are encoded in one region of Paenibacillus sp. YYML68:
- a CDS encoding helix-turn-helix domain-containing protein, with product MSESDLYDLVHRAQNGDKEALGTILHLFRPVILKASKKAKPQERRDLEQHMSEKIIRAVYAYDMDSIPNYSQFVKEISDAGEA from the coding sequence ATGAGTGAATCTGATTTGTACGATCTTGTACATCGTGCCCAAAACGGCGATAAGGAGGCGCTCGGAACGATTCTTCATTTATTCCGACCGGTGATCCTGAAGGCGAGCAAAAAAGCTAAGCCTCAAGAGCGCCGTGACCTCGAGCAGCATATGAGTGAAAAAATCATTCGCGCTGTGTATGCGTACGACATGGATTCGATTCCGAATTATTCACAGTTCGTTAAAGAAATATCCGATGCGGGAGAAGCATGA
- a CDS encoding YvrJ family protein has product MEDAQLISLITTSISNFGFPIVITAYLLTRFEKRLDALNASIIELLQALKDEVRK; this is encoded by the coding sequence TTGGAGGATGCTCAGTTAATCAGTCTCATTACAACCTCGATTTCCAATTTTGGGTTTCCGATCGTCATTACAGCTTATTTGCTAACACGCTTTGAAAAAAGACTCGATGCCCTTAATGCTTCGATTATTGAATTGCTTCAAGCTCTTAAAGATGAGGTGAGAAAGTAG
- a CDS encoding cell wall hydrolase encodes MAWGDPIQDLSGLQEFDPLDPVDVLARLIYSEARGESRTGKAGVVWVVSNRVDKNLSEFGGSTYKGVCLKPNAFAGLTTQSARQPDTSSSAWDDCISEALSSSRSSNPIGKCLWFVTNTYFSSKVTTSNGSEYWNFGAGSKKIVEKVVLGNHTFFRVEGY; translated from the coding sequence ATGGCATGGGGAGATCCGATTCAAGACTTATCTGGACTGCAGGAGTTTGATCCGCTGGATCCAGTGGATGTACTAGCACGGCTCATTTACTCGGAGGCACGCGGCGAATCGCGTACAGGCAAAGCAGGCGTCGTGTGGGTCGTAAGCAATCGAGTGGATAAGAATTTGTCTGAGTTTGGAGGAAGCACCTACAAGGGAGTATGCTTGAAGCCGAATGCGTTCGCAGGCTTGACTACGCAGTCTGCCCGTCAACCAGACACAAGCTCCAGCGCCTGGGATGACTGCATCAGCGAAGCGCTATCGTCCTCACGAAGCTCCAATCCTATTGGCAAGTGCTTGTGGTTTGTAACCAACACTTACTTCAGCAGCAAGGTGACGACAAGCAATGGCTCGGAATATTGGAATTTTGGCGCTGGCAGCAAAAAAATTGTAGAGAAGGTCGTTCTGGGCAATCACACCTTCTTCCGGGTTGAGGGCTATTAA